The following proteins are co-located in the Streptomyces bottropensis ATCC 25435 genome:
- a CDS encoding FKBP-type peptidyl-prolyl cis-trans isomerase: MRRRSLLIAVPAGLVTLAACGDGESDSAKASSSPSASESGAAKPPKIVDGPLPAITGGVKFDEKPTVAKGSGDPSKDLAVKTVIAGSGKTVAEGDYIQANYLGQIWSTAKVFDNSYDRKTPLVIQLSPQGIIDGWRYALTGKKAGSRVQMAVPPTWGYGPKGNPQAGIKGTDTLVFVVDVQDTFNAKSSAKGTKVAQSDANLPKVGTNTDGKAPSIEVPKVDPPTKLVANYIIEGDGPEVGADDSLLVQYKGVLWDTGKEFDSSYSREALSSFGLKQVVKGWSQGMTGKKVGSRLLIVIPPKLGYGDTPPSGSDIKKDSVMVFTVDILAKM; this comes from the coding sequence GTGCGCCGACGCTCACTCCTCATCGCTGTTCCCGCTGGACTGGTCACGCTCGCCGCCTGTGGTGACGGTGAGTCCGACTCGGCCAAGGCCAGCAGCAGCCCGTCCGCGTCGGAGAGCGGCGCGGCGAAGCCGCCGAAGATCGTGGACGGTCCGCTGCCGGCGATCACGGGCGGGGTGAAGTTCGACGAGAAGCCGACCGTCGCCAAGGGCAGTGGCGATCCGTCGAAGGATCTGGCGGTGAAGACGGTCATCGCGGGCAGCGGGAAGACCGTCGCCGAGGGCGACTACATCCAGGCGAACTACCTGGGGCAGATCTGGTCGACGGCGAAGGTCTTCGACAACTCCTACGACCGCAAGACGCCGCTGGTCATCCAGCTCTCCCCGCAGGGCATCATCGACGGCTGGCGGTACGCGCTGACCGGCAAGAAGGCCGGCAGCCGGGTGCAGATGGCCGTGCCGCCGACCTGGGGCTACGGTCCGAAGGGCAACCCGCAGGCGGGGATCAAGGGCACCGACACGCTGGTCTTCGTCGTCGACGTGCAGGACACCTTCAACGCCAAGAGTTCGGCGAAGGGCACCAAGGTCGCGCAGAGCGACGCGAATCTGCCGAAGGTGGGGACCAACACCGACGGCAAGGCTCCCTCCATCGAGGTGCCGAAGGTCGACCCGCCGACGAAGCTGGTCGCGAACTACATCATCGAGGGCGACGGCCCGGAGGTCGGGGCCGACGACAGCCTCCTCGTGCAGTACAAGGGCGTGCTCTGGGACACCGGCAAGGAGTTCGACTCCTCGTACAGCCGTGAGGCGCTGAGCTCGTTCGGGTTGAAGCAGGTCGTCAAGGGCTGGTCGCAGGGCATGACGGGCAAGAAGGTGGGCAGTCGCCTTCTCATCGTCATCCCGCCGAAGCTGGGCTACGGGGACACGCCGCCCAGTGGCAGCGACATCAAGAAGGACTCCGTGATGGTGTTCACCGTGGACATCCTCGCGAAGATGTGA
- the arc gene encoding proteasome ATPase has product MAAHDDDMNRGIRPGRGSDDPSGQIAYLEQEIAVLRRKLADSPRHTRILEERIVELQTNLAGVSAQNERLANTLREARDQIVALKEEVDRLAQPPAGFGVFLTANEDGTADIFTGGRKLRVNVSPSVDLEALRRGQEVMLNEALNVVEAMEYESVGDIVTLKEILEDGERALVQGHTDEERVVRLNEPLLDITIRPGDALLLEPRSGYVYEVVPKSEVEELVLEEVPDIGYEQIGGLGNQIEMIRDAVELPYLYPDLFKEHELRPPKGVLLYGPPGCGKTLIAKAVANSLAKKVAEVTGQAQGKSFFLNIKGPELLNKYVGETERQIRLVFQRAREKASEGTPVIVFFDEMESLFRTRGSGVSSDVENTIVPQLLAEIDGVEGLQNVVVIGASNREDMIDPAILRPGRLDVKIKIERPDAEAAKDIFQKYLTERLPLHTDDLGEHGGSKTTTVQSMIQTAVEHMYAESEENRFLEVTYANGDKEVLYFKDFNSGAMIENIVGRAKKMAIKDFLDKNQKGLRVSHLLQACVDEFKENEDLPNTTNPDDWARISGKKGERIVYIRTLITGKQGADTGRSIDTVANTGQYL; this is encoded by the coding sequence GTGGCAGCCCACGACGACGACATGAACCGCGGCATCCGCCCGGGACGAGGGTCCGACGACCCGTCCGGGCAGATTGCCTACCTTGAGCAGGAGATCGCCGTCCTGCGACGCAAGCTCGCCGACTCTCCGCGACACACGAGGATTCTCGAAGAGCGGATCGTCGAACTGCAGACCAATCTGGCCGGCGTGTCCGCACAGAACGAGCGGCTCGCCAACACCCTCCGTGAGGCCCGCGACCAGATCGTGGCCCTCAAGGAGGAAGTCGACCGGCTCGCACAGCCGCCGGCCGGCTTCGGTGTCTTCCTCACGGCGAACGAGGACGGCACGGCCGACATCTTCACCGGAGGCCGAAAACTCCGGGTGAATGTCAGCCCCAGCGTCGACCTGGAAGCGCTCCGGCGAGGCCAGGAAGTGATGCTCAACGAAGCTCTCAACGTGGTCGAGGCCATGGAGTACGAGAGCGTCGGCGACATCGTCACCCTCAAGGAGATCCTTGAGGACGGCGAGCGCGCACTGGTACAGGGGCACACCGACGAGGAACGGGTGGTGCGGCTCAACGAGCCACTCCTGGACATCACCATCCGCCCCGGCGACGCCCTGCTGCTCGAACCCCGCTCCGGCTACGTCTACGAGGTCGTGCCCAAGAGCGAGGTCGAGGAACTCGTCCTCGAAGAGGTCCCCGACATCGGGTACGAGCAGATCGGTGGCCTCGGCAACCAGATCGAGATGATCCGCGACGCGGTCGAGCTCCCCTACCTCTACCCGGACCTGTTCAAAGAGCACGAACTGCGCCCGCCCAAGGGTGTCCTGCTCTACGGACCCCCCGGATGCGGAAAGACGCTCATCGCCAAGGCCGTGGCCAACTCACTGGCCAAAAAGGTCGCCGAAGTCACCGGCCAGGCCCAGGGCAAGAGCTTCTTCCTCAACATCAAGGGCCCGGAGCTCCTCAACAAGTACGTCGGCGAGACCGAGCGGCAGATCCGCCTCGTCTTCCAGCGTGCGAGGGAGAAGGCCAGCGAGGGCACTCCCGTCATCGTCTTCTTCGACGAGATGGAATCCCTCTTCCGCACCCGCGGCTCCGGCGTCAGCTCGGACGTGGAGAACACCATCGTCCCGCAGCTGCTCGCCGAGATCGACGGCGTGGAAGGCCTGCAGAACGTCGTGGTCATCGGCGCCTCCAACCGTGAGGACATGATCGACCCCGCCATCCTGCGCCCCGGCCGGCTCGACGTGAAGATCAAGATCGAGCGTCCGGACGCCGAAGCGGCCAAGGACATCTTCCAGAAGTACCTCACCGAGCGTCTCCCGCTCCACACGGACGACCTCGGCGAACACGGCGGCTCCAAGACCACCACCGTCCAGAGCATGATCCAGACGGCAGTGGAACACATGTACGCCGAATCCGAGGAAAACCGCTTCCTGGAAGTCACCTACGCCAACGGAGACAAGGAAGTCCTCTACTTCAAGGACTTCAACTCCGGCGCCATGATCGAGAACATCGTCGGCCGCGCCAAGAAAATGGCCATCAAGGACTTCCTCGACAAGAACCAGAAGGGCCTCCGCGTCTCCCACCTCCTCCAGGCCTGCGTGGACGAGTTCAAGGAGAACGAGGACCTGCCCAACACCACCAACCCGGACGACTGGGCCCGAATCTCCGGAAAGAAGGGCGAACGGATCGTCTACATCCGTACGCTGATCACCGGAAAGCAGGGCGCCGACACCGGACGCTCCATCGACACGGTGGCGAACACCGGACAGTACCTGTAA
- the prcB gene encoding proteasome subunit beta, with translation MEANTRSTGRLPAAFLTPGSSSFMDFLSDHQPELLPGKRQLPPTQGVIEAPHGTTIVAVTFPGGVVLAGDRRATMGNMIAQRDIEKVFPADEYSAVGIAGTAGLAVEMVKLFQLELEHFEKVEGAQLSLEGKANRLSTMIRSNLGMAMQGLAVVPLFAGFDVDRDKGRIFSYDVTGGRSEESGYAATGSGSIFARGAMKKLYRADLSEDEATTLVIQALYDAADDDSATGGPDVARRIYPIVTVITEDGFRRLTDEESSEIARSILERRLEQPDGPRAALL, from the coding sequence GTGGAAGCCAACACTCGTAGCACCGGGCGTCTACCAGCTGCCTTCCTGACGCCTGGGTCGTCGTCCTTCATGGATTTCCTGTCGGACCACCAGCCGGAGCTGCTCCCCGGCAAGCGGCAGCTGCCGCCGACCCAGGGCGTCATCGAGGCCCCGCACGGAACGACGATCGTCGCCGTGACGTTCCCCGGCGGCGTGGTGCTCGCCGGTGACCGCCGGGCCACGATGGGGAACATGATCGCGCAGCGGGACATCGAGAAGGTGTTCCCGGCGGACGAGTACTCGGCGGTGGGTATCGCCGGCACGGCCGGTCTGGCCGTGGAGATGGTGAAGCTGTTCCAGCTGGAGCTGGAGCACTTCGAGAAGGTCGAAGGCGCCCAGCTGTCGCTGGAGGGCAAGGCGAACCGTCTGTCGACCATGATCCGTTCCAACCTGGGCATGGCCATGCAGGGTCTGGCCGTCGTCCCCCTCTTCGCCGGTTTCGACGTCGACCGCGACAAGGGCCGCATCTTCTCGTACGACGTGACGGGCGGCCGTTCCGAGGAGAGCGGTTACGCGGCCACCGGCTCGGGTTCGATCTTCGCGCGCGGTGCGATGAAGAAGCTGTACCGTGCCGATCTCTCCGAGGACGAGGCGACGACCCTCGTCATCCAGGCCCTGTACGACGCGGCAGACGACGACTCGGCGACCGGTGGTCCCGATGTCGCCCGCCGGATCTACCCCATCGTCACCGTGATCACCGAGGACGGCTTCCGCCGTCTCACCGACGAGGAGTCCTCCGAGATCGCCCGTTCGATCCTGGAACGGCGTCTGGAGCAGCCCGACGGCCCCCGCGCCGCCCTGCTCTAG
- a CDS encoding endonuclease domain-containing protein, with product MEEVEKRCGRCGRVLPVTAFAKDRNRSDGLQVRCRECVAEYSATHYRRRREAMGKPVREKVDVPAGHKLCRTCGEVKPHSEWHRNATASDGLSTRCKACRAVQGRQGHLKRQYGITEVERDELIASQGGVCCICLAALPVHVDHCHETGRVRGVLCFSCNAALGQFKDRPDVIRRAATYVEGNAWKPTLVAPGVYQLPS from the coding sequence ATGGAAGAGGTCGAGAAGCGGTGCGGCCGGTGCGGGCGAGTGCTGCCGGTCACCGCTTTCGCGAAGGACAGGAACCGTAGCGACGGCCTTCAGGTGAGGTGCCGGGAGTGCGTGGCCGAGTACAGCGCCACTCACTACCGGCGTCGCCGGGAGGCCATGGGCAAGCCCGTACGGGAGAAGGTGGACGTCCCCGCCGGGCACAAGCTGTGTCGGACATGCGGTGAGGTCAAACCTCACAGCGAGTGGCATCGCAACGCGACCGCGTCCGACGGTCTGTCGACGCGTTGCAAGGCGTGCCGGGCCGTCCAGGGCAGGCAGGGCCATCTGAAGCGTCAGTACGGCATCACCGAAGTCGAACGCGACGAGCTGATCGCCTCTCAAGGGGGCGTCTGCTGTATCTGTTTGGCTGCTTTGCCGGTGCATGTGGATCACTGCCACGAGACGGGTAGGGTCCGAGGCGTACTGTGCTTCAGCTGCAACGCGGCGCTGGGGCAATTCAAGGATCGGCCCGACGTCATAAGGCGGGCTGCGACATATGTGGAAGGAAACGCGTGGAAGCCAACACTCGTAGCACCGGGCGTCTACCAGCTGCCTTCCTGA
- a CDS encoding ubiquitin-like protein Pup, with protein MATKDTGGGQQKATRSTEETEAAPEAQASEDLKERQEKLSDDVDSVLDEIDDVLEENAEDFVRSFVQKGGE; from the coding sequence ATGGCGACCAAGGACACCGGCGGCGGCCAGCAGAAGGCCACCCGTTCCACCGAGGAGACCGAGGCGGCGCCGGAGGCGCAGGCATCGGAGGACCTCAAGGAACGCCAGGAGAAGCTGAGCGACGACGTGGACTCGGTTCTGGATGAGATCGACGATGTCCTCGAGGAAAATGCCGAGGATTTCGTTCGGAGCTTCGTGCAAAAAGGCGGGGAGTGA
- a CDS encoding MFS transporter, with protein sequence MAAGYLGILRTRHAARLLAGTLVGRLPNATAAIAVVLFVRAEGGTYSLAGALAAVYGLANAVGQPLLGRLVDLHGQPRVQLPAAVVSALAMSAFALSGPDPLPVAYAAMAVAGLFTPPLEGGLRALWSSVLRGKEQVHTAYAMDAVAQEVMFTVGPLLVTLCVALWSASAALVVLSVIGVLGALWVVVSPPSRAWRSAPREAHWLGALRSPGLLALLGAFFFVGVALGSITVAALSYADDNGGDAVYGWLMAGVGLGALVGGTVYGARRWSGAPERRLQVLVALLAVCYVPLTLMPGPVGMTGLTALAGVFLAPAIACVFVLVDRHAPRGTVTEAFSWIVTTFTVGQSAGTAVAGPVVEWGGTLWGFVVPGAAGAVSLLVLLATGRVLAVPSEGAVVAVSSENDPNRAAEPRFSSVDRA encoded by the coding sequence ATGGCCGCCGGATATCTCGGGATCCTCAGGACGCGGCACGCCGCGCGGCTGCTCGCCGGAACGCTGGTGGGCCGGTTGCCGAACGCCACGGCCGCGATCGCCGTCGTGCTGTTCGTCCGGGCGGAGGGCGGCACCTACAGCCTCGCGGGCGCGCTGGCGGCCGTGTACGGCCTCGCGAACGCGGTGGGGCAGCCGCTGCTGGGACGGCTCGTGGATCTCCACGGACAGCCGCGTGTGCAGCTGCCTGCGGCTGTCGTGTCCGCGCTCGCCATGTCGGCCTTCGCCCTGTCGGGGCCGGATCCGCTGCCGGTGGCGTATGCGGCCATGGCGGTCGCCGGGCTGTTCACGCCTCCGCTGGAGGGCGGGCTGCGGGCGCTGTGGTCCTCCGTGCTGCGCGGCAAGGAGCAGGTGCACACGGCGTACGCGATGGACGCGGTGGCGCAGGAGGTCATGTTCACCGTGGGGCCGCTGCTGGTGACCCTGTGCGTGGCGCTGTGGTCGGCGTCGGCCGCCCTGGTGGTGCTCAGTGTCATCGGGGTGCTCGGCGCGCTGTGGGTGGTCGTCTCGCCGCCTTCGCGGGCCTGGCGTTCGGCTCCCCGCGAGGCGCACTGGCTGGGCGCGCTGCGTTCTCCGGGCCTGCTGGCGCTGCTGGGCGCGTTCTTCTTCGTCGGTGTCGCGCTCGGTTCGATCACGGTGGCCGCCCTGTCGTACGCGGACGACAATGGCGGGGACGCCGTCTACGGCTGGCTGATGGCGGGTGTCGGGCTGGGCGCGCTCGTGGGTGGGACGGTGTACGGCGCGCGGCGGTGGAGCGGGGCGCCGGAGCGGCGTCTGCAGGTGCTGGTGGCGCTTCTGGCGGTCTGTTATGTGCCGCTGACACTGATGCCGGGTCCGGTGGGCATGACGGGGCTGACGGCGCTCGCGGGTGTGTTCCTGGCGCCGGCGATCGCCTGTGTGTTCGTTCTTGTCGATCGGCACGCGCCGCGCGGCACGGTGACGGAGGCGTTCTCGTGGATCGTGACGACGTTCACGGTGGGCCAGTCGGCGGGAACGGCGGTCGCCGGGCCGGTCGTCGAGTGGGGCGGGACGCTGTGGGGCTTCGTCGTGCCGGGGGCGGCGGGGGCCGTGTCGTTGCTGGTTCTGCTGGCCACCGGGCGGGTTCTCGCTGTTCCCTCCGAGGGTGCGGTGGTTGCGGTCTCATCGGAAAATGATCCAAACCGTGCTGCCGAACCCCGTTTCAGCTCGGTGGATCGGGCGTAA
- the prcA gene encoding proteasome subunit alpha: MSTPFYVSPQQAMADRAEYARKGIARGRSLVVLQYADGIVFVGENPSRALHKFSEIYDRIGFAAAGKYNEYENLRIGGVRYADLRGYTYDRDDVTARGLANVYAQTLGTIFSSAAEKPYEVELVVAEVGETPEGDQIYRLPHDGSIVDEHGSVAVGGNAEQISSYLDQRHQDGVSLAEALKLAVQALSRDTNGTQREIPAERLEVAVLDRTRPQQRKFKRIVGRQLARLLEAEGAATEAESSDDEE, translated from the coding sequence GTGTCGACGCCGTTCTATGTCTCACCCCAGCAGGCGATGGCGGACCGGGCGGAGTACGCCCGCAAGGGCATCGCCCGTGGCCGCAGCCTGGTCGTGCTGCAGTATGCCGACGGCATCGTGTTCGTCGGCGAGAACCCGTCCCGTGCGCTGCACAAGTTCAGCGAGATCTACGACCGGATCGGTTTCGCGGCCGCCGGCAAGTACAACGAGTACGAGAACCTGCGGATCGGCGGTGTGCGCTACGCCGACCTTCGTGGGTACACCTACGACCGTGACGACGTGACCGCTCGTGGTCTCGCGAACGTCTACGCCCAGACGCTGGGCACGATCTTCTCCTCGGCGGCCGAGAAGCCGTACGAGGTGGAGCTGGTCGTGGCCGAGGTGGGGGAGACCCCCGAGGGTGACCAGATCTATCGGCTGCCGCATGACGGTTCGATCGTGGACGAGCACGGTTCGGTCGCGGTCGGCGGTAATGCCGAGCAGATCAGCAGCTATCTGGACCAGCGTCATCAGGACGGGGTGTCCTTGGCGGAGGCTCTGAAGCTGGCCGTGCAGGCCTTGTCGCGGGACACGAACGGCACGCAGCGGGAGATCCCCGCGGAGCGTCTGGAGGTGGCGGTCCTGGACCGCACGCGTCCCCAGCAGCGCAAGTTCAAGCGGATCGTCGGCCGTCAGCTGGCTCGTCTTCTGGAGGCCGAGGGCGCCGCCACCGAGGCGGAGAGTTCGGACGACGAGGAGTAG
- the dop gene encoding depupylase/deamidase Dop translates to MTVRRVMGIETEYGISVPGHPNANAMLTSSQIVNAYAAAMHRARRARWDFEEENPLRDARGFDLAREAADSSQLTDEDIGLANVILTNGARLYVDHAHPEYSAPEVTNPLDAVLWDKAGERIMAEAAERAAQLPGAQPIHLYKNNTDNKGASYGTHENYLMKRETAFSDIVRHLTPFFVSRQVFAGAGRVGIGQDGHEHGFQLSQRADYFEVEVGLETTLKRPIINTRDEPHADAEKYRRLHVIIGDANLSEISTYLKLGTTALVLSMIEDGFIAVDLAVDQPVRTLHQVSHDPTLQRLVTLRSGRTLTAVQLQMEYYELSRKYVEERFGADADDQTKDVLSRWEDTLNRLENDPMSLSGELDWVAKRELMEGYRRRDDLDWDAARLHLVDLQYADVRAEKGLYNRLAARGKMKRLLTEADVDRARTKPPEDTRAYFRGRCLEQYADDVAAASWDSVIFDLPGRDSLQRVPTLEPLRGTRNHVKELLDRCRTAEDLVRVLSGH, encoded by the coding sequence ATGACCGTACGGCGAGTAATGGGCATCGAGACGGAGTACGGGATCTCCGTCCCCGGCCACCCCAATGCCAATGCCATGCTCACCTCGTCCCAGATCGTCAACGCCTACGCAGCGGCGATGCACCGGGCCCGCAGGGCCCGCTGGGACTTCGAGGAGGAGAATCCGCTGCGGGACGCGCGTGGCTTCGACCTCGCCCGCGAGGCCGCCGACTCCAGCCAGCTCACCGATGAGGACATCGGCCTCGCCAATGTCATCCTCACCAACGGCGCGCGGCTCTACGTCGACCACGCCCACCCCGAATACAGCGCACCCGAGGTCACCAACCCCCTGGACGCCGTCCTGTGGGACAAGGCCGGCGAGCGCATCATGGCCGAAGCCGCCGAACGCGCCGCCCAGCTCCCCGGCGCCCAGCCGATCCACCTCTACAAGAACAACACCGACAACAAGGGCGCCTCCTACGGCACGCACGAGAACTACCTGATGAAGCGGGAAACCGCCTTCTCGGACATCGTGCGCCACCTCACCCCGTTCTTCGTCTCCCGCCAGGTCTTCGCGGGCGCCGGCCGCGTCGGCATCGGCCAGGACGGCCACGAACACGGCTTCCAGCTCAGCCAGCGCGCCGACTACTTCGAGGTCGAAGTCGGCCTGGAGACCACCCTCAAACGACCCATCATCAACACCCGCGACGAACCCCACGCGGACGCGGAGAAATACCGCCGCCTCCACGTGATCATCGGCGACGCGAACCTCTCGGAGATCTCCACCTACCTGAAGCTGGGCACGACGGCCCTGGTCCTCTCCATGATCGAGGACGGCTTCATCGCCGTCGACCTCGCCGTCGACCAGCCCGTACGCACCCTCCACCAGGTCTCGCACGACCCGACCCTGCAACGCCTCGTCACTCTGCGCAGCGGCCGCACCCTGACCGCCGTACAGCTCCAGATGGAGTACTACGAGCTGTCGCGCAAGTACGTGGAGGAGCGCTTCGGGGCCGACGCGGACGATCAGACGAAGGACGTCCTCAGCAGGTGGGAGGACACCCTCAACCGCCTGGAGAACGACCCGATGAGCCTGTCCGGCGAGCTGGACTGGGTCGCCAAGCGCGAACTGATGGAGGGCTACCGGCGCCGCGACGACCTCGACTGGGACGCCGCCCGGCTGCACCTCGTCGACCTGCAGTACGCCGACGTGCGCGCCGAGAAGGGCCTCTACAACCGTCTCGCGGCCCGCGGCAAGATGAAGCGGCTCCTGACCGAGGCGGACGTCGACCGGGCCCGTACGAAGCCGCCGGAGGACACCCGCGCGTACTTCCGCGGTCGCTGCCTGGAGCAGTACGCGGACGACGTCGCGGCGGCCTCCTGGGACTCGGTGATCTTCGACCTCCCGGGCCGGGACTCGCTCCAGCGCGTCCCAACCCTCGAACCGCTTCGCGGAACGCGAAATCACGTCAAGGAGCTCCTGGACCGCTGCCGCACGGCAGAAGACCTGGTCAGGGTGTTGTCCGGGCACTGA
- a CDS encoding LacI family DNA-binding transcriptional regulator — MARGSTRPTSRDVAQAAGVSQAAVSLVLGDKWRGRVSETTAQRVREAARDLGYRPNLAARNLRLGRTRTVLLVVPALTTEFFAAVYTGAARVAARHGFGVVLYPSPEGVGPARDPFASAQAALDGVIASSMAADALTAIRGDQLPLVMLDSDPDGSLGAATVNLDIRDGVRQIADHLLGLGHRHFLHLAADIPSWTFDVRARELAARIGSTPGTSLHTAAAPISIEGALAAAETALTDTAPAAPRPTALVCDDDKLAAGAYKAARRLGLRVPEDLSVTGLDDLALATALDPELTTVRLDAERFGERGMEALLAVLDGRTPSEGDIPVELVVRGSTAPPAA, encoded by the coding sequence GTGGCACGAGGTAGTACACGGCCCACGAGCCGTGACGTCGCCCAGGCCGCAGGCGTCTCCCAGGCCGCCGTCTCCCTCGTCCTCGGTGACAAATGGCGCGGCCGAGTCTCCGAGACCACCGCCCAACGCGTCCGCGAAGCCGCACGCGACCTCGGCTACCGCCCCAACCTCGCCGCCCGCAACCTGCGCCTCGGCCGCACCCGCACCGTCCTGCTCGTCGTCCCCGCCCTGACCACCGAATTCTTCGCCGCCGTCTACACCGGCGCCGCCCGCGTCGCCGCCCGCCACGGCTTCGGCGTCGTCCTCTACCCCTCCCCCGAAGGCGTCGGCCCCGCCCGCGACCCCTTCGCCTCCGCCCAGGCAGCCCTCGACGGCGTGATCGCCTCCTCCATGGCCGCCGACGCCCTCACCGCCATCCGCGGCGACCAGCTCCCCCTGGTGATGCTCGACAGCGACCCGGACGGCAGCCTCGGCGCCGCCACCGTCAACCTCGACATCCGCGACGGCGTACGACAGATCGCCGACCACCTGCTCGGCCTCGGACACCGCCACTTCCTCCACCTGGCCGCCGACATCCCCTCCTGGACCTTCGACGTCCGCGCACGGGAACTGGCGGCCCGCATCGGCTCCACCCCCGGCACATCACTGCACACGGCCGCCGCACCCATCTCCATCGAAGGAGCACTCGCCGCCGCCGAGACCGCGCTGACCGACACCGCGCCGGCCGCGCCCCGGCCCACCGCACTCGTCTGCGACGACGACAAACTGGCCGCAGGCGCCTACAAGGCCGCACGACGGCTGGGACTACGGGTCCCCGAGGACCTCTCCGTCACCGGACTCGACGACCTCGCCCTCGCCACCGCGCTCGACCCCGAACTCACCACCGTCCGCCTGGACGCGGAGCGGTTCGGCGAGCGGGGCATGGAGGCCCTCCTGGCCGTCCTGGACGGACGCACCCCGAGCGAGGGGGACATCCCCGTGGAACTGGTCGTACGCGGATCCACGGCCCCGCCGGCGGCCTGA
- the pafA gene encoding Pup--protein ligase, producing the protein MDRRIFGLENEYGVTCTFRGQRRLSPDEVARYLFRRVVSWGRSSNVFLRNGARLYLDVGSHPEYATPECDNVTELVTHDKAGERILEGLLVDAERRLHEEGIAGDVYLFKNNTDSAGNSYGCHENYLVARHGEFSRLADILIPFLVTRQLLCGAGKVLQTPRGAVYCVSQRAEHIWEGVSSATTRSRPIINTRDEPHADAERYRRLHVIVGDSNMSETTMLLKVGATDLVLRMIEAGTVMRDLTLENPIRAIREVSHDITGQRKVRLASGREASALEVQREYYEKAVDFVERRGIRTGTVEQVLELWGRTLDAIEAEDLDRIGTEIDWVMKYKLIERYRAKHNMTMSHPRVAQIDLAYHDIHRRRGLYYLLERKGQATRICNDLKIFEGKSVPPQTTRARLRGDFIRRAQEQRRDFTVDWVHLKLNDQAQRTVLCKDPFRSVDDRVEKLIAGM; encoded by the coding sequence ATGGACCGCCGCATTTTCGGGCTGGAGAACGAGTACGGCGTCACGTGCACGTTCAGGGGACAGCGCCGTCTGTCTCCTGACGAGGTGGCGCGGTACCTCTTCCGCCGTGTCGTGTCATGGGGCCGCAGCAGCAATGTGTTTCTGCGGAACGGGGCCCGCCTCTATCTCGACGTGGGCTCACATCCGGAATACGCGACACCCGAATGTGACAACGTGACCGAACTCGTCACTCACGACAAGGCCGGCGAGCGCATTCTGGAAGGACTGCTGGTCGATGCCGAACGCCGCCTGCACGAGGAGGGAATCGCGGGCGACGTCTACCTCTTCAAGAACAACACGGACTCGGCGGGCAACTCGTACGGTTGCCACGAGAACTATCTGGTGGCCCGGCACGGGGAGTTCTCCCGGCTCGCCGACATCCTGATTCCGTTCCTCGTCACCCGGCAGCTGCTGTGCGGCGCGGGCAAGGTGCTGCAGACCCCGCGTGGTGCGGTGTACTGCGTCAGCCAGCGCGCGGAGCACATCTGGGAGGGCGTCAGCTCGGCGACCACCCGCTCCCGGCCGATCATCAACACCCGCGACGAGCCGCACGCGGACGCCGAGCGGTACCGCCGTCTCCACGTCATCGTGGGCGACTCGAACATGTCCGAGACGACCATGCTGCTGAAGGTCGGGGCCACCGACCTGGTGCTGCGCATGATCGAGGCGGGCACGGTCATGCGTGACCTCACCCTGGAGAACCCGATCCGGGCGATCCGCGAGGTCAGCCATGACATCACCGGCCAACGCAAGGTGCGGCTGGCCAGCGGCCGTGAGGCCTCCGCGCTGGAGGTGCAGCGCGAGTACTACGAGAAGGCCGTGGACTTCGTGGAGCGCCGCGGCATCCGTACGGGCACCGTCGAGCAGGTCCTGGAGCTGTGGGGCCGCACGCTGGACGCGATCGAGGCCGAGGACCTCGACCGGATCGGTACCGAGATCGACTGGGTGATGAAGTACAAGCTCATCGAGCGGTACCGGGCCAAGCACAACATGACCATGTCGCATCCGCGGGTCGCCCAGATAGACCTCGCGTATCACGACATCCACCGCCGTCGTGGCCTCTACTACCTGTTGGAGAGGAAAGGTCAGGCCACCCGTATCTGCAACGACTTGAAGATCTTCGAGGGCAAGTCGGTTCCGCCGCAGACGACTCGGGCGAGGTTGCGTGGTGACTTCATCCGGCGCGCTCAGGAACAGCGTCGGGATTTCACGGTCGACTGGGTTCATCTCAAGCTCAACGACCAGGCGCAACGCACGGTTTTGTGCAAGGACCCGTTCCGTTCGGTGGACGATCGGGTGGAGAAGCTGATCGCCGGAATGTGA
- a CDS encoding ferredoxin, which yields MTVQQEAGAEGEALEVWIDQDLCTGDGICVQYAPEVFELDIDGLAYVKSPGEELLQAPGATTPVPLPLLTDVVDSAKECPGECIHVRRVSDRVEVFGPDAE from the coding sequence ATGACCGTGCAGCAGGAGGCCGGGGCCGAGGGCGAGGCGCTCGAGGTCTGGATCGACCAGGACCTGTGCACCGGCGACGGTATCTGCGTCCAGTACGCGCCCGAGGTGTTCGAGCTGGACATCGACGGGCTGGCCTATGTGAAGAGCCCGGGCGAGGAGTTGTTGCAGGCTCCGGGGGCGACAACGCCCGTTCCGCTGCCGCTTCTCACGGATGTGGTGGACTCCGCGAAGGAGTGTCCGGGCGAGTGCATTCATGTACGTCGCGTTTCGGACAGGGTCGAGGTGTTCGGCCCTGACGCGGAGTGA